A stretch of the Argentina anserina chromosome 6, drPotAnse1.1, whole genome shotgun sequence genome encodes the following:
- the LOC126799332 gene encoding uncharacterized protein LOC126799332 — MATPSFLSSFKYSDSLTVVGISICTAVICEAISWVLIYRTNSYKSLRSSIDKAAKKLETMKTESTAKITKKSKTKKIDRVETSLKESSRDLSLFKFKSGAVVALVLFVVFGLLNSLFEGKAVAKLPFKPFGLVMKMSHRGLQGDDATDCSMAFLYFLCSISIRTNLQKFLGFSPPRGASAGLFPMPDPKTN; from the coding sequence ATGGCGACCCCCTCTTTCCTCTCCAGCTTCAAATACTCGGACAGTCTCACAGTCGTCGGAATCTCAATCTGCACCGCCGTAATCTGCGAGGCCATCTCATGGGTCCTCATCTACCGCACCAACTCCTACAAGTCCCTCCGCTCATCCATCGACAAAGCCGCCAAGAAGCTCGAGACCATGAAGACCGAATCCACCGCCAAAATCACCAAAAAGTCCAAAACCAAGAAGATCGATCGCGTCGAGACCAGCCTCAAGGAGTCCAGCCGCGACCTCTCCCTCTTCAAGTTCAAGTCCGGCGCCGTCGTAGCCCTCGTTCTCTTCGTCGTCTTCGGCCTTCTCAACTCGCTGTTTGAAGGGAAGGCCGTGGCGAAATTACCCTTTAAGCCCTTCGGGCTGGTGATGAAGATGAGCCACAGAGGCCTGCAGGGGGACGACGCGACGGATTGTTCGATGGCGTTTTTGTACTTTCTGTGCTCGATTAGTATTCGGACCAATTTGCAGAAGTTCTTGGGCTTCTCGCCGCCCCGAGGCGCCAGTGCCGGGTTGTTCCCCATGCCCGACCCGAAGACCAATTGA